The window ACTTCATCAAGCCGAACAGAACATCCTGATTGTGGTAACTCACAGCCTAGAACTTGCATCTCGCTTTGAACGGCGTTTTGAATTGGAGGCGGGCAGATGCGCCGAAGTTTAAGCTATTTTTGGCGAATTCAGCTCGCTGTATTGCTTGGTGCCGCAGTGGCAACCGCGGTGTTGACTGGGGCCCTGCTCGTCGGTGATTCCGTCCGGGGCAGCCTCCGGGATCTCACCTTGGACCGGTTAGGGCGGATCGATTACGCGCTCGTGTCGGAGCATTTCTTCCGTGAAGAGCTAGCAACTGATCTGTCGCACAAATTGGAAGGCGAACCACAATTTCATCAGGAAACAGTACCAGCGATTCTTTTGAACGGCACTGCGATCAATGCCGAGACCAAGGCGCGCGCCTCTCGTATCCAGATCCAAGGAATTGATGAGCGATTTGCAGGTTTGTGGAAGGACGCTTCCAGTCAATCTGCTCCCTCTTTGGAGAAGCAGCCGGGACAACTCTTTCCATCAGTCCATATCAACCAATCCCTCCAAAACGAATTGGATATAAAAGTTGGTGAGCAGCTCCTCCTCTCCTTTGAAAGACACAGCGATATCCATCGCGAATTTTTGCTCGGTCACCGAGATTCGTCGGATGTCCTCCAAACCCTTCGACTCACTGTCACGAAAATCCTGCCGGATCGTGGTATCGGCACCTTCGGCTTGCGTCCTAATCAAAGCCGTCCGCTAAATGCCTATCTCCCTCTGACGGTTTTGCAGAAAACCCTCGGAAGTGAGACAAAGGTCAACGCGATTTTCGCTTCTACAGCATCTTCCAACTCATCCGACCTTACCGCAGCGGATATTCTGTCCGCTCTACAAAATAAGTTGAATCAGGCTTTGAAGTTAGAGGACCTCGGATTGATATTGCGCCATGTCTCTTCCGATTCCATTGGAGGCGTGGGTTACCTCTCCCTCGAAAGTACACAATTTCTGCTCAAGCCGGATATCATTGAGGCTGCCAGAGCTGTCGCGATTGAGCGGCGGACGCTGTTTCTGCCAATCCTGACCTACCTTGCTAACACCATTGCCGCCAATGAACGAACGATTCCCTACTCAACGATTACGGGACTAGATATCCAACGTGCCTTTTCCCTTGAATTAACCGATGGTTCAGCTGCCCCTCCACTCGCTGATGACGAAATCCTTCTCAACGAATGGGCTGCCATAGATTTGGGTGCAGAGGTTGGAGATGAGGTTAATGTGAGCTATTACATTGTGGGGCCGAGAGAAGCGTTGTTGACACGAGGCGCACAGTTCCGCTTGAAGGGAGTTGTTGCGATAAAGGGGTTAGCCGCTGATCGAGGACTGACGCCAGTGTTTCCGGGGATTCATGAAGCGGAGGATATGTCCGAATGGAACGCGCCCTTTCCGATAGATCTCAACCGGATTCGCCCCAAAGATGAAGTATACTGGGATCTTTTCCGTGCAACGCCCAAAGCGTTTGTATCAGACGGAATAGCGCAACAGTTGTGGCGTAGCAGGTTCGGAGATTTAACTGCTGTTCAGATTAGAACAGTCTTGGGTGCCGACCTTCAAACAACCCAAACCAGTTTTCAGAGGCGATTGCTAGATAAAATCCGTCCAGAACAGGTCGGTTTGGTATTTCAACCCGTCAAAGCGGACGGTTTAGCAGCTGCCACGGGGTCAACAGATTTTAGCGGCCTCTTTATTGGATTCAGTCTGTTTCTCATCGTATCCGCCGCCCTTCTGGTGGGGCTGCTTTTCAGACTCGGTGTCGAACAACGGGCAAATGAAATCGGTATTCTACTGGCTGCCGGATATCCTATTTCAACCGTCCGGCGGCGTTTTATGAAAGAGGGAGGATTGATCGCTGGAATTGGCGGCTTAGTCGGGTTGGGAGGAGGTGTCGTCTACGCATGGTTGCTGATGGCTGGGTTACGAACGTGGTGGTTGGCAGCGGTGGGGACACCTTTCCTTTCTTTACATATCAATCTATTAAGTTTGGTCTTGGGCTATCTGATTGCCCTTATCGTAGTCCTATTTTCGATCGGTTGGACCGTTCGGCGGCTTGGAAAGGTTCCGATTCCTGCGCTGATAGCCGGAGGCGTGGGAACTGGGGGACTCTCCAGCCGAAGTGCGGGTGTCAGCACCCGAAGCCGAATCCTTGCCTTTGCTAGTTTGGGACTCGCCCTCGGTTTGACGATATTCGCCCTTATCTCTGAGGCTACCGCTTCGGTGGGTCTCTTTTTCGGCAGCGGGGTGCTATTACTGATTGCAGGGTTGACTTTCTTCTCCATATGGTTGCGGTCAGGTGGGCGAGCAGCAAGTCAACCGCGGGTTGCCGTAACAGTGCAGATGGGGATCAAAAATAGTGGGCGTCATCCGGGTCGCAGTATGCTCTGTGCAGCGTTGGTTGGCTCTGCCTGCTTTGTGATCGTTGCTGTGGGGGCAAACCGTCATGTTGAACGAAAACAGGAAGGCATTCCACAAAAGGAATCGGGCACCGGCGGGTTTGCTTTAGTCGCCGAATCCGACATCCCGTTGCATCATGACCTCAACTCTCAGGATGGACGATTTGAGTTGGGATTTTCTGAATCCGACTCGGACGCCACAGCGGACACCCATGTCTTTCCGTTCCGCCTTCTTCCGGGGGAAGATGCAAGTTGCCTCAACCTTTATCGCCCTCAAAAACCTCGAATTCTGGGGGCTTCAAGGGATTTTATTGGACGAGGTGGATTTCAATTTCAGGGGATAACCACCGCGAAGGAAAATCCGTGGGAGTTACTGCAAGATGAACTGGAACCGGGTGTCATTCCAGCTATTGGGGATTACAATTCAGCCCAATGGATCTTACACCTTGGGATTGGCGACGAATTGAGCATCCAAGACGAATCAGGAGAACAATTAAAACTTCGTTTAGTGGGCGTTTTACAGCGCAGTATCTTCCAGAGCGAGCTGCTAATCTCGGAAGCCAATTTCAAGAAACATTTTCCAAGCCAAAGTGGATATGCGTATTTCTTAATTCAGCCCCCTTCAGTCCCCAATCCTGCGGCATTCTCCGAAAGCGCAGAACACATCGGGCACACACTGGAAAGGATGTTGGAAGATTACGGCTTGGATGTCACATCAACGACCGAAAAATTAGCCAGCTATCGCGCCGTTGAAAATACCTATCTCTCTACTTTCCAGACACTCGGTGGGCTTGGATTGCTTCTCGGCACACTCGGTTTAGGAATTATTTTGCTGAGAAACGTCATTGAGCGAAGTGGAGAGTTAGCAACCCTGCGCGCCTTCGGTTTTCGGAGATCTACCCTGTCGTTGATGCTGCTGTGGGAAAACGGCTTTCTCCTATTAATCGGGATTCTGATTGGCACCGTTTCCGCGCTCACCGCGGTATCACCGCACCTGACCGACCCAGGAGCTCAAGTACCTTGGCTTTCACTTACGATCACGTTGGTTTCGGTTTTTCTAGTTGGTATGATTGCCAGTGCTATCGCTGTCTACTTTGCCCTGCACAGACCGCTGCTGCCCGGGCTCAAACACGACGCTTGATCTGTAAACGCCTACACCTCCTGAACAACATCGGGTCTGCTGCCGATAGAAGGCGGCAGCAGCATCCGCTTCTGCTGCGCCGTTAGGTTGTCGAATGCATCCAGATCGTAGTAGTTGTCCGACCATGCCGAGTGTCCAGGGCTATACTTGTAGAGCAAGGATCGCCGCTCATGTTTGGCACGCCACTGCATTGTCCCATGAATAAGCGCCTCTGTGAAAAAGAGGGCATCGCCCGCTTCGACTGCCGGCTGAACGACATAGTGGGCAGGACGTTCGTAATTGCGGATATCGTCGGGCAGGCTTGACAGAAAATTGGTTTTATGGCTGCCTGGAACACAAGCAAATCCGCCATCGCCTTCTGCTGCATCTGTCAGAAAGTATGTGATGACGCTCAACCCATTGCGCATCACCCCGTCCCAGTATTTGTACCAGTGATCGCCGACAACTTCGGGACCCCCGTGCAGGCGACCGCTCTCGCCGCCTTCGTTCATGAAGATGCAGTAGTCGTGGTCGAGTCGGACCTTGGGACCCATTAGCTCAATTAGGTAGGGCAGTACCTTGGGGTGATCTATCAGATTTTTGAACGGTTCCCCCCAGTGCGAAACGCGACTTGTGCGGCGGTAGCGCGTGTCATCGCCTTCGGGAGGAAAAACGCGATCGGCGATTTCGTTCATCTCCGCAACTTCATCAGCGGACAAGACATTCTTGATAATGAGGTAGCCTTCTAGGTCGAAGGTGAATTTTTCTTCACCAGTCATGACGTGACTCCTTACGTGAGATGTGGTTCAATAATAACACACCGAATTTTTTAGGATTACAGTATATATTACACAGGTTGGTTGTGGTATAATATTCAAGTTTCTTTCTAAAACCACAGCATTCAATGAGTCTAACACAAAAAGACATTTCTGTGAAAGCGTTTTTTGTAAAAGGAAGGATTCCAAACATGTATCGAAGCAAACAAATCTTATCTCGCCTCTCCATTCATGCCTTAATTCTTTGCTTAATTGCTTCCACCGGCTGGGCTGGTTATAAACGGATTAACGAACCGAACCCAGACGACCCAATGGCAGTCGATATTTATCAGTTGGACAACGGATTGACTGTCTACCTCACCGAAAACCGTGAAGAACCACGGTTCTACGCGGAGATTTCAGTCCGCGCCGGCAGCAAGCATGACCCGTCAGACGCAACCGGCATCGCTCACTATCTAGAACACATGCTCTTCAAGGGGACACAAAATTTCGGCACTCTCGACTACGAAAACGAGAAACCGCATCTGGATAGAATCACAGATCTCTATGAACAGCATTTCCACGAAACTGATCCAGAAAAACGGAAGGAGATCTACGCTGCAATTAACGAGACGGCGCAGCTCGCCACCCAATATGGCATCCCCAATGAACTTGATAAGCTATACAAAGCGATGGGTGGACGCGGGGTGAATGCGCATACGTGGGTGGAGGAGACCGTCTATAAGGTCGATCTGCCCGCTAACCGCCTGAAACAGTGGGCGATCATTGAATCAGATCGCTTCATTGATCCGGTTTTCCGCCTCTTCCAGACCGAACTTGAAACGGTGTATGAGGAAAAGAACCGGTCGATGGACAGCAAAGGCCGTATCATCAGTGAAGCCGTCAGGGATCTGCTTTATAAAAAGCACCCGTATGGGCAGCAGACAACCCTCGGTTCAGTCGAACATCTGAAAAACCCATCTCTGAAGCAGATGTACCAATTCTACCATACCTACTATGTGCCCAATAACATGGCAATCCACATCTCCGGCGACATTGACAGCAAGCAGACTATCGGCATNNNNNNNNNNNNNNNNNNNNNNNNNNNNNNNNNNNNNNNNNNNNNNNNNNNNNNNNNNNNNNNNNNNNNNNNNNNNNNNNNNNNNNNTATGTCCTACTTGCATTTCGGACGGAGGGTCGCAACCATCGCGATGCGGAAGCCTTGAAACTACTCGACATGATCTTAGATAATGCGACAGCCGGGCTAATCAATCTGAACCTCAATCAGGGGCAAAAAGTCCGGGAGGCTGGCTCCTATCCCTATCTGGACAACGATTATGGGGCGCAATATCTGTGGGGTATTCCCAAGGAGGGACAATCCCTCGCAGAGGTTGAAGCACTCCTTCTAGAACAGATCGAGCTAATCAAGAAAGGTGAGTTTGAAGAATGGATCCTTTCAGCCGTTGTGACCGACTTTAAGAAATCTCAAAAAGCGGATTTGGAGTCGAATCGTGCGCGCGTGAGTATCATGCGCGATTCGTTCTTAGCCTA of the Candidatus Poribacteria bacterium genome contains:
- a CDS encoding phytanoyl-CoA dioxygenase family protein → MTGEEKFTFDLEGYLIIKNVLSADEVAEMNEIADRVFPPEGDDTRYRRTSRVSHWGEPFKNLIDHPKVLPYLIELMGPKVRLDHDYCIFMNEGGESGRLHGGPEVVGDHWYKYWDGVMRNGLSVITYFLTDAAEGDGGFACVPGSHKTNFLSSLPDDIRNYERPAHYVVQPAVEAGDALFFTEALIHGTMQWRAKHERRSLLYKYSPGHSAWSDNYYDLDAFDNLTAQQKRMLLPPSIGSRPDVVQEV
- a CDS encoding ABC transporter permease, with the protein product MRRSLSYFWRIQLAVLLGAAVATAVLTGALLVGDSVRGSLRDLTLDRLGRIDYALVSEHFFREELATDLSHKLEGEPQFHQETVPAILLNGTAINAETKARASRIQIQGIDERFAGLWKDASSQSAPSLEKQPGQLFPSVHINQSLQNELDIKVGEQLLLSFERHSDIHREFLLGHRDSSDVLQTLRLTVTKILPDRGIGTFGLRPNQSRPLNAYLPLTVLQKTLGSETKVNAIFASTASSNSSDLTAADILSALQNKLNQALKLEDLGLILRHVSSDSIGGVGYLSLESTQFLLKPDIIEAARAVAIERRTLFLPILTYLANTIAANERTIPYSTITGLDIQRAFSLELTDGSAAPPLADDEILLNEWAAIDLGAEVGDEVNVSYYIVGPREALLTRGAQFRLKGVVAIKGLAADRGLTPVFPGIHEAEDMSEWNAPFPIDLNRIRPKDEVYWDLFRATPKAFVSDGIAQQLWRSRFGDLTAVQIRTVLGADLQTTQTSFQRRLLDKIRPEQVGLVFQPVKADGLAAATGSTDFSGLFIGFSLFLIVSAALLVGLLFRLGVEQRANEIGILLAAGYPISTVRRRFMKEGGLIAGIGGLVGLGGGVVYAWLLMAGLRTWWLAAVGTPFLSLHINLLSLVLGYLIALIVVLFSIGWTVRRLGKVPIPALIAGGVGTGGLSSRSAGVSTRSRILAFASLGLALGLTIFALISEATASVGLFFGSGVLLLIAGLTFFSIWLRSGGRAASQPRVAVTVQMGIKNSGRHPGRSMLCAALVGSACFVIVAVGANRHVERKQEGIPQKESGTGGFALVAESDIPLHHDLNSQDGRFELGFSESDSDATADTHVFPFRLLPGEDASCLNLYRPQKPRILGASRDFIGRGGFQFQGITTAKENPWELLQDELEPGVIPAIGDYNSAQWILHLGIGDELSIQDESGEQLKLRLVGVLQRSIFQSELLISEANFKKHFPSQSGYAYFLIQPPSVPNPAAFSESAEHIGHTLERMLEDYGLDVTSTTEKLASYRAVENTYLSTFQTLGGLGLLLGTLGLGIILLRNVIERSGELATLRAFGFRRSTLSLMLLWENGFLLLIGILIGTVSALTAVSPHLTDPGAQVPWLSLTITLVSVFLVGMIASAIAVYFALHRPLLPGLKHDA
- a CDS encoding insulinase family protein; translated protein: MYRSKQILSRLSIHALILCLIASTGWAGYKRINEPNPDDPMAVDIYQLDNGLTVYLTENREEPRFYAEISVRAGSKHDPSDATGIAHYLEHMLFKGTQNFGTLDYENEKPHLDRITDLYEQHFHETDPEKRKEIYAAINETAQLATQYGIPNELDKLYKAMGGRGVNAHTWVEETVYKVDLPANRLKQWAIIESDRFIDPVFRLFQTELETVYEEKNRSMDSKGRIISEAVRDLLYKKHPYGQQTTLGSVEHLKNPSLKQMYQFYHTYYVPNNMAIHISGDIDSKQTIG